A stretch of the Snodgrassella alvi genome encodes the following:
- the odhB gene encoding 2-oxoglutarate dehydrogenase complex dihydrolipoyllysine-residue succinyltransferase produces the protein MIIDVTVPMLPESVTEATLMTWNKKVGEFVQRDENLIDLETDKVVLELPAQQAGKLVEIIEADGATVTAGQLLAKIDTSATAEASAPAAAAAPAESAPAAATSAPATPANQSQAGVAMPAAAKLAAEKGVNTATIQGSGRDGRVLKEDVAAAASALAAAPTMATTKAATPVAAGERVEQRVPMSRLRSRVAERLLQSQHENAILTTFNEVNMKPVMDLRNRYKEQFQKEYGIKLGFMSFFVKAAVAALKKYPVVNASIDGTDVVYHGYFDIGIAIGSPRGLVVPILRDADQMSIADIEQAIHDYAVKAKDGKLALEDLTGGTFSITNGGTFGSMMSTPIINPPQSAILGMHATKERAVVENGQVVVRPMMYLALSYDHRLIDGREAVLTLVAIKDALEDPARLLLEL, from the coding sequence ATGATTATTGATGTAACCGTTCCCATGCTTCCGGAAAGTGTGACTGAAGCCACCCTGATGACCTGGAATAAAAAAGTGGGTGAATTCGTACAGCGTGATGAGAACCTGATTGATCTGGAAACGGATAAAGTTGTGTTGGAGCTTCCTGCTCAGCAAGCAGGTAAGTTGGTCGAAATTATTGAAGCAGATGGTGCTACTGTGACTGCTGGTCAGTTACTGGCCAAAATTGATACTTCAGCTACTGCTGAAGCATCTGCGCCAGCAGCCGCTGCTGCCCCTGCGGAATCTGCCCCTGCTGCTGCAACTTCTGCTCCTGCTACTCCGGCAAATCAGTCTCAGGCTGGTGTAGCTATGCCTGCAGCTGCTAAGCTGGCTGCGGAAAAAGGTGTGAATACTGCTACGATCCAAGGTTCTGGTCGTGATGGTCGTGTATTAAAAGAAGACGTTGCTGCTGCAGCCTCTGCATTGGCTGCTGCTCCGACCATGGCTACTACTAAAGCTGCTACACCTGTGGCTGCCGGTGAGCGTGTAGAACAGCGCGTACCGATGTCTCGTCTGCGTTCACGAGTTGCTGAACGTTTGCTGCAGTCTCAGCATGAAAATGCGATTCTGACTACATTTAACGAAGTGAATATGAAGCCGGTTATGGATTTGCGTAACCGTTATAAAGAACAGTTCCAGAAAGAATATGGTATTAAACTGGGCTTTATGTCTTTCTTTGTTAAAGCTGCAGTGGCTGCGTTGAAGAAATACCCTGTGGTTAATGCTTCTATTGATGGCACTGATGTTGTTTATCATGGCTATTTTGATATTGGTATTGCTATTGGCAGTCCTCGTGGTTTAGTTGTGCCTATTTTGCGTGATGCAGATCAGATGAGCATTGCTGATATTGAGCAGGCCATTCATGATTATGCAGTTAAAGCTAAAGACGGTAAGCTGGCTCTGGAAGACCTGACTGGTGGTACATTCAGTATTACCAATGGTGGAACATTCGGTTCTATGATGTCTACACCGATTATTAATCCACCTCAGTCTGCTATTTTGGGCATGCATGCAACCAAAGAACGTGCAGTAGTAGAAAATGGTCAGGTAGTGGTACGTCCGATGATGTATCTGGCTCTGTCTTATGACCATCGTCTGATTGATGGCCGTGAAGCTGTGTTGACACTGGTAGCTATTAAGGATGCGCTGGAAGATCCTGCTCGCTTGTTGCTGGAACTGTAA